A region of uncultured Draconibacterium sp. DNA encodes the following proteins:
- a CDS encoding glycoside hydrolase family 3 N-terminal domain-containing protein yields MYKLTIKISGLVMIFMLATGMKRSDDSIYRKGWIDFNKNGVKDVFEDPSEKVEDRVANLISLMNVEEKTCQLTTLYGFSRVLEDELPNEKWKSRVWKDGIANIDEHLNTIQGRPSTHTEHAYPFSNHAEAINTVQKWFVEETRMGIPVDFTNEGVHGLCHKKATPLPAPIGIGSTWNKELVREAGEMVGREAKALGYTNIYAPIIDVATDQRWGRVLECYGEEPFHIAEMGKQMVEGIQSQGVASTIKHFAVYSIPKGARDGDARTDPHVAPREMHQLYLYPFRRVIQEAKPMGVMSSYNDYDGVPVSASHYFLTELLRQQYGFKGYVVSDSEAVEYVSDKHRVAPDYKDAVRQVIEAGLNVRTTFRTPESFIEPLRELIAEGKLSMKTVDARVADVLRVKFELGLFDNPYVEDTEAANSLVHTDADAAFSKKINQQSLVLLKNEGNLLPLQIDKIENILVTGPLADEVSFTYSRYGPADNPSTSVYEGIKKYAGNSAQVEYIQGCEIIDPNWPGSEIMYTPLSKEEQAGIDAAVEKAKQSDVIIAVVGEDEKRVGESLSRTGLGLPGRQSELVRAMQATGKPVVLVLINGQPLTINWENKYVPAILEAWFPGTECGNVIAETLFGDYNPGGKLSITFPKTVGQIPFSFPYKPGSHAGQPGVGPNGYGNTRVVGALYPFGYGLSYTTFEYSNLQLSAKELHAQADVSVSFNVTNTGEVAGDEIVQLYLKDEVSSVTTYESVLRGFKRVHLKPGETKTVSFTLSPDDLKILDINMNWTVEPGKFQVLVGASSEDIRLKDEFKILLN; encoded by the coding sequence ATGTATAAATTAACGATTAAAATTTCAGGCCTGGTCATGATTTTTATGCTGGCCACTGGAATGAAAAGGTCTGATGATTCAATTTACAGGAAAGGCTGGATTGATTTTAACAAAAACGGTGTTAAAGATGTTTTTGAAGATCCCAGTGAAAAAGTAGAGGACCGGGTTGCCAATCTCATCTCACTGATGAATGTAGAAGAAAAGACCTGTCAGCTAACCACGCTGTACGGTTTTTCACGTGTTCTGGAAGATGAACTGCCCAACGAAAAATGGAAAAGCCGGGTTTGGAAAGATGGCATTGCGAATATCGACGAGCACCTGAACACCATTCAGGGAAGGCCTTCTACGCACACCGAACATGCCTATCCATTTAGCAATCATGCCGAGGCGATTAATACAGTGCAAAAATGGTTTGTGGAAGAAACCCGCATGGGAATTCCGGTAGATTTTACCAACGAAGGAGTACATGGTTTGTGTCATAAAAAAGCCACCCCGCTACCGGCACCAATCGGCATAGGTTCTACCTGGAACAAAGAATTGGTGCGTGAGGCCGGCGAAATGGTTGGCCGCGAAGCCAAAGCGCTTGGGTACACCAATATTTATGCACCAATAATTGATGTGGCAACCGACCAGCGCTGGGGACGGGTATTGGAATGTTATGGAGAAGAGCCTTTTCACATTGCAGAAATGGGTAAACAAATGGTAGAAGGAATCCAGTCGCAGGGCGTGGCATCAACAATCAAACACTTTGCCGTGTACAGTATTCCCAAAGGTGCACGCGACGGCGATGCCCGAACCGATCCACACGTAGCTCCCCGCGAAATGCACCAACTTTACCTCTATCCTTTTCGCAGGGTAATTCAGGAAGCCAAACCAATGGGAGTAATGAGCAGCTATAACGATTACGACGGTGTGCCGGTTTCTGCCAGCCATTATTTTTTAACCGAATTGTTACGTCAGCAATATGGCTTTAAAGGGTATGTCGTTTCCGACAGTGAGGCCGTTGAATATGTTTCCGACAAACACCGAGTGGCACCCGATTATAAGGATGCAGTGCGCCAGGTAATTGAAGCCGGATTAAATGTGCGTACCACTTTCCGCACACCGGAATCGTTTATAGAACCTTTGCGCGAATTAATTGCCGAGGGAAAACTGTCGATGAAAACTGTTGATGCCCGCGTTGCCGACGTGCTACGTGTAAAATTTGAATTGGGCTTGTTTGATAACCCGTATGTTGAAGATACTGAGGCTGCCAATTCTTTGGTACACACCGACGCTGATGCTGCTTTCTCAAAAAAAATTAACCAGCAATCATTGGTTTTACTTAAAAACGAAGGCAATCTTCTTCCTTTACAAATTGATAAAATTGAAAATATTTTGGTAACAGGGCCTTTAGCCGACGAAGTAAGCTTTACCTACAGCCGTTACGGACCGGCAGATAATCCATCAACATCGGTTTACGAGGGAATTAAAAAATATGCCGGCAACAGTGCACAGGTAGAATACATTCAGGGCTGCGAAATTATAGACCCCAACTGGCCGGGAAGTGAAATTATGTACACGCCGCTTTCAAAAGAAGAACAGGCCGGAATTGATGCTGCCGTTGAAAAGGCCAAACAGTCGGATGTGATAATCGCGGTAGTTGGCGAAGACGAAAAACGCGTAGGAGAATCTTTATCGCGAACCGGTCTTGGCTTACCGGGCCGACAGTCGGAACTGGTGCGTGCCATGCAAGCAACCGGAAAGCCGGTGGTGCTGGTGTTAATTAACGGCCAGCCACTTACCATTAACTGGGAAAACAAATACGTGCCAGCTATTTTAGAAGCCTGGTTTCCGGGAACTGAATGTGGAAATGTAATTGCCGAAACCTTGTTTGGCGATTATAATCCTGGAGGTAAATTATCGATTACCTTCCCCAAAACAGTGGGGCAAATTCCTTTTAGTTTCCCTTATAAACCTGGTTCGCATGCCGGGCAGCCGGGGGTGGGGCCAAACGGTTATGGAAATACCCGCGTTGTTGGAGCCTTGTATCCTTTTGGTTATGGTTTAAGCTACACCACTTTCGAGTACAGCAACCTACAATTAAGTGCAAAAGAACTACATGCCCAGGCAGACGTATCAGTTAGCTTCAATGTAACAAACACGGGCGAAGTTGCCGGCGATGAAATTGTTCAGCTATACCTGAAAGATGAAGTGAGCAGCGTAACAACTTACGAATCGGTATTGCGTGGATTCAAGCGTGTTCATTTAAAACCGGGAGAGACAAAAACTGTTTCGTTTACGCTAAGCCCCGATGATTTAAAAATCCTGGATATTAATATGAACTGGACTGTTGAACCGGGAAAATTCCAGGTTTTGGTAGGTGCTTCTTCGGAAGATATCAGGTTAAAAGACGAATTTAAAATACTTCTTAACTAA
- a CDS encoding TonB-dependent receptor plug domain-containing protein, whose product MKNLNFNHLVIIVLLGLLPVLSKSQERTIKGMVTTFDSIPLINAGVKVLSSKQITLTDTFGRFEVTCAENDKLKVSAKGFVSRKVKIDEKTKLALVNLSFKSGVKNVEIAVGYGHISDRDKLFAVSSLQNKQDNFSDYSNMYDLIRGMSAGVEVVGKEITIRGEHSINSSSVLIVVDGVVSDSDELDRLMPYDVKSIDILKDGAAAIYGSRGAAGVILITTKKGGD is encoded by the coding sequence ATGAAAAACCTAAATTTTAACCATCTTGTTATAATTGTACTTCTGGGTTTGTTGCCTGTGCTTTCAAAATCGCAGGAGCGAACAATTAAAGGTATGGTTACCACTTTCGATAGTATCCCGCTAATAAATGCCGGGGTAAAAGTTTTAAGTTCGAAACAAATTACTCTTACTGATACTTTTGGTCGTTTTGAAGTTACCTGCGCTGAAAATGATAAGCTAAAAGTAAGTGCCAAAGGTTTTGTTTCCAGAAAAGTTAAGATTGATGAGAAAACCAAATTGGCTTTGGTTAATTTGAGTTTTAAATCGGGTGTTAAAAATGTAGAAATTGCCGTCGGCTATGGGCACATAAGCGATAGAGACAAACTTTTTGCTGTGTCATCACTACAAAATAAACAAGATAATTTTTCCGATTACTCGAATATGTATGACCTAATTCGAGGCATGTCAGCTGGTGTTGAAGTGGTAGGCAAAGAAATTACAATACGTGGCGAACATTCAATTAACAGTTCAAGTGTTCTTATTGTAGTTGATGGAGTTGTGAGTGATTCAGATGAACTCGACAGGTTAATGCCATATGATGTTAAAAGTATTGATATATTAAAAGATGGTGCTGCTGCAATCTATGGTAGCAGAGGGGCAGCTGGTGTTATACTTATCACCACTAAAAAAGGAGGAGATTAA
- a CDS encoding carbon starvation protein A — protein sequence MITFVLSLLVLLLGYLFYSKIIERIEGIDSTRETPAFSMKDGVDYMPMPWWRIFLIQFLNIAGLGPIFGAVAGAMWGPVAFLWIVLGSVFAGAVHDYFSGMLSIKHKGLSITEIVGIYMGVGTKQFMRGFTVLLMVVVGAVFIMGPAKILSGLTPEFASMTFWVWIVFFYYLLATMLPIDKVIGRIYPVFGGALVFMAIGLLIALFVKGYHIPELNLSSIHNYHADSEKFPIFPMLFITIACGAISGFHATQSPLMARCVTNEKFGRRVFYGAMITEGVVALIWAAISMSFFGGVRELNDVMTANSGNAAFVVNEISNSLLGKFGGFLALLGVVAAPITSGDTAFRSARLIVADFLNYKQEPIKNRLFVSIPLFAIGFFLTQIDFSIIWRYFAWSNQTLAMIVLWAITVYLAQERKLYWITLIPAVFMTAVTTTYLLFAPEGFSLSKDISYSLGGLFSVLSLIGFFVYRNNYFKRIPLNT from the coding sequence ATGATTACATTCGTTTTATCCTTACTTGTACTGCTATTGGGGTATCTCTTTTATTCCAAAATTATTGAACGAATCGAAGGGATTGATTCTACCAGAGAAACACCTGCCTTTAGCATGAAAGATGGAGTGGATTACATGCCCATGCCCTGGTGGAGAATATTCTTAATTCAGTTTTTGAACATTGCCGGACTGGGACCAATTTTTGGTGCTGTTGCAGGTGCCATGTGGGGACCAGTGGCATTTCTCTGGATTGTACTGGGTTCTGTTTTTGCCGGTGCAGTGCACGACTATTTCTCAGGAATGTTATCCATAAAACACAAAGGACTGAGTATTACAGAAATTGTTGGTATTTATATGGGCGTTGGAACCAAACAATTTATGCGGGGTTTTACGGTACTATTAATGGTAGTTGTTGGAGCAGTTTTTATTATGGGGCCGGCTAAAATTTTATCGGGATTAACTCCTGAATTTGCATCCATGACATTTTGGGTGTGGATTGTTTTCTTTTATTATTTATTGGCAACTATGCTTCCCATCGACAAAGTGATTGGCAGAATCTACCCCGTATTTGGTGGCGCACTGGTTTTTATGGCTATTGGATTACTAATTGCATTGTTTGTAAAAGGATATCATATCCCGGAGTTGAACCTTTCAAGTATTCATAATTATCATGCCGATTCCGAAAAATTTCCAATATTTCCAATGTTGTTTATAACAATTGCCTGTGGTGCTATTTCCGGTTTTCATGCCACTCAATCGCCATTAATGGCACGCTGTGTTACAAACGAAAAATTTGGTCGCCGGGTATTTTATGGTGCCATGATTACTGAAGGTGTGGTCGCTCTAATATGGGCTGCCATTAGCATGAGCTTTTTTGGTGGAGTTCGGGAATTAAACGATGTAATGACAGCAAACAGCGGGAATGCTGCCTTTGTTGTGAATGAAATTTCGAACTCACTTTTGGGGAAATTTGGTGGTTTTCTGGCCTTGCTTGGTGTTGTGGCAGCACCAATTACATCCGGCGATACCGCTTTCAGAAGTGCCCGCTTAATTGTTGCCGACTTTTTAAATTATAAACAGGAACCAATTAAAAATCGACTTTTTGTGAGTATTCCTCTGTTTGCTATCGGATTTTTCCTTACTCAAATTGACTTTAGTATTATTTGGCGATACTTTGCTTGGTCGAACCAAACACTGGCAATGATTGTGCTTTGGGCGATTACTGTTTATCTCGCTCAGGAACGGAAATTATACTGGATAACCCTCATTCCTGCTGTGTTTATGACTGCGGTAACCACTACATATTTACTTTTTGCACCGGAAGGATTTTCACTCTCAAAAGATATTTCCTATTCGTTGGGAGGTTTGTTTTCGGTATTATCATTAATTGGATTCTTTGTTTACCGAAATAATTATTTTAAGCGGATACCATTAAATACATAA
- a CDS encoding glycoside hydrolase family protein, translating into MKRSTFINSTIQLAAGLVLTPSLFVCAKTAEEIAFINRILPAPKNGGYQDPDYWVWGSSVIKGEDGRYHMFASRWLKKLGFGKWVTNSEVVHAVADTPIGPYKTVKVALPMRGKEYWDGMCTHNPRVVKYKNKFLLYYFGNTYDFEQPTLENKELPHEKWTEAWMNKRIGVAISESVYGPWKRLDKPVIEPRPGKWDASITSNPAPVVNEKTGEILLMYKSSEHGPQPPLLLGVAKATNPEGPYERISDKPIFRFEKPGQEHIDVEDPYVWWTGEKYEAIIKDRSGEICGEEGGGIHAWSNDGVNWQLFDKVKAYSRDILWDDGTTTHQNHFERPFLLIEDGVPTHFFAATGNGDKAWSFDKTWNMVIPLKTDA; encoded by the coding sequence ATGAAACGAAGTACGTTTATAAATAGTACAATTCAGTTGGCTGCTGGTTTAGTTCTAACTCCAAGCTTATTTGTATGTGCAAAAACGGCAGAGGAAATAGCCTTTATCAATCGTATTTTGCCAGCTCCCAAAAATGGCGGTTATCAGGATCCCGATTATTGGGTTTGGGGCTCATCGGTTATTAAAGGCGAAGATGGCAGGTACCACATGTTTGCAAGTCGTTGGTTAAAAAAACTAGGCTTCGGAAAATGGGTGACCAACTCGGAAGTGGTGCACGCCGTTGCCGATACACCTATTGGACCTTACAAAACAGTAAAAGTTGCTCTACCCATGCGTGGCAAAGAATATTGGGATGGTATGTGCACCCATAATCCACGTGTGGTAAAATACAAAAACAAATTTCTGCTTTACTATTTTGGTAATACCTACGATTTTGAACAGCCAACGCTTGAAAATAAAGAATTACCTCACGAAAAATGGACCGAAGCCTGGATGAACAAACGTATTGGTGTAGCAATAAGCGAAAGCGTTTACGGCCCCTGGAAACGATTGGACAAGCCGGTAATTGAACCTCGCCCCGGGAAATGGGATGCTTCCATTACATCGAATCCGGCGCCGGTTGTTAATGAAAAGACAGGTGAAATATTGTTGATGTACAAATCATCGGAACACGGGCCGCAACCTCCTCTTTTATTAGGTGTAGCAAAAGCAACCAATCCCGAAGGCCCATACGAAAGGATTAGCGATAAACCAATATTCCGTTTCGAAAAGCCCGGGCAAGAGCATATTGATGTTGAAGATCCGTATGTTTGGTGGACCGGTGAAAAATACGAAGCCATTATTAAAGACCGTTCAGGTGAAATTTGTGGCGAGGAAGGTGGCGGAATTCATGCGTGGAGTAACGATGGTGTAAACTGGCAGTTGTTCGACAAAGTAAAAGCCTACAGTCGCGATATTTTATGGGATGATGGAACAACAACGCATCAAAACCACTTTGAGCGCCCATTCCTCCTTATTGAAGACGGCGTACCCACACACTTTTTTGCAGCAACCGGAAATGGTGACAAAGCCTGGAGTTTCGATAAAACATGGAACATGGTGATTCCGTTGAAAACTGATGCATAG
- a CDS encoding GH92 family glycosyl hydrolase, which translates to MKLSYKFFILVVGLLIFINNGNAQPTPVDLVNPFIDTHNSRWFYFNSACRPFGMVNLSPDTDTDNTWSSGYLYDSDSIRCFSHIHAWQLAGIAVMPTTGEFKGHLGMNAYQSAFTHDTEVAKPGYHKVVLDDYEITAELTSSTRVGFHRYTFPEKKNKAIIFDIGAKLAHGPTVFSKVWKVSDTEIAGVQVLSKTGRRPKDTPVYFVARLNKSFSSIKGWKDKKLLPNAPDTIQGVNAGAALFFDAEEKEEILMKVGISYVSTEHARLNLDTEINHWDFDRVVAESVNEWNNWLGRIEISGGTKKQQIKFYTDLWRALLGRRIISDVDGKYMDMTGEKPKVRTVRLDENNEPLFPHYNFDAWWGSHWSLNILWSMVYPEVMDGFCNTMVDMYQNGGLIPRGPSGGNYTFVMIGDPSVSFFATAYNKGIRNYDIEKAYEGLRKNAFVGGSRDHAGYEHNTPAFGGGMQYYVKQGWVPEGIKAKGGHKDGASMTLEYAYQDWCLGQLAKALGKNDDYKLFMKRSQNYKHLWNPETRMMHPREMDGSWIKDFQPVVEGFNARGFCESNSAIYTHFVPHDMAGFIELFGGNEKYTDFLDWCFNEGEKLDFVGINKNHAANWIDYGNQPGTGMAHLFNYSGAPWLTQKWVRKVKEAYGDITPYDGYKGDEDQGQMGALGVLMAMGLFQVDGGAAVKPYYEITSPLFNEISIRLNPDYYPGKKFVIKTNQPEHTYIQAAKLNGKSWEKYWFYHSDFEKGGTLELEMGTEPNKKWGIKDPLPITK; encoded by the coding sequence ATGAAATTGAGCTATAAATTTTTTATTCTGGTAGTTGGTTTGCTAATTTTTATAAATAATGGTAATGCACAACCAACTCCGGTTGATCTGGTCAATCCGTTTATCGATACCCACAATTCGCGCTGGTTTTATTTTAATTCGGCATGCCGTCCGTTTGGGATGGTAAACCTCAGCCCCGACACGGATACAGACAACACATGGAGTTCAGGATATTTGTACGATAGCGATTCAATTCGTTGTTTTAGCCATATTCATGCCTGGCAGCTGGCGGGCATTGCTGTTATGCCAACAACAGGCGAGTTTAAAGGGCATTTAGGAATGAACGCATACCAATCAGCTTTTACTCACGATACTGAAGTAGCAAAACCCGGTTACCATAAAGTGGTGCTCGATGATTATGAAATAACAGCAGAGCTAACTTCTTCAACACGTGTTGGGTTTCACAGGTATACCTTCCCCGAAAAGAAAAATAAAGCCATCATTTTTGATATTGGGGCAAAGCTTGCTCATGGACCTACGGTCTTCTCAAAAGTGTGGAAAGTTAGCGATACTGAAATTGCAGGAGTTCAGGTTTTAAGCAAAACAGGACGCAGACCAAAAGATACACCTGTTTATTTTGTTGCCCGTCTGAATAAATCTTTCAGTTCGATAAAAGGCTGGAAGGATAAAAAGCTTTTGCCCAATGCGCCCGATACCATCCAGGGAGTAAATGCTGGTGCAGCTTTGTTTTTCGATGCAGAAGAAAAAGAAGAAATTTTAATGAAAGTTGGAATTTCGTATGTGAGTACCGAGCATGCCCGCTTAAACCTCGATACCGAAATTAACCATTGGGATTTTGACAGGGTAGTTGCTGAGTCAGTTAACGAATGGAACAACTGGCTTGGGCGCATAGAAATTTCAGGAGGGACGAAAAAACAGCAGATTAAATTCTATACCGATTTGTGGAGGGCATTGCTGGGACGCAGAATTATTAGCGATGTAGACGGAAAATACATGGACATGACCGGTGAAAAGCCAAAAGTCAGAACCGTTCGTCTCGATGAAAACAATGAGCCATTGTTTCCGCATTATAATTTCGATGCGTGGTGGGGCAGTCATTGGTCGTTGAATATTCTCTGGTCGATGGTTTATCCCGAAGTGATGGATGGTTTTTGCAATACCATGGTCGATATGTACCAAAATGGAGGGTTGATTCCACGTGGTCCTTCCGGCGGAAATTACACTTTTGTAATGATTGGCGACCCTTCTGTTTCGTTTTTTGCAACAGCTTACAACAAAGGAATTCGAAACTACGATATCGAAAAAGCGTATGAAGGTTTACGAAAAAATGCATTTGTAGGTGGTTCACGCGACCATGCCGGATACGAACACAATACACCCGCCTTTGGCGGAGGAATGCAGTATTACGTAAAACAGGGCTGGGTTCCGGAGGGAATCAAAGCGAAAGGCGGTCACAAAGATGGTGCATCGATGACGCTGGAATATGCCTACCAGGATTGGTGCCTAGGGCAATTGGCAAAAGCTCTTGGTAAAAACGACGATTATAAATTATTTATGAAACGCTCACAAAACTACAAACACCTTTGGAATCCTGAAACCCGAATGATGCATCCGCGCGAAATGGACGGTAGTTGGATCAAGGATTTTCAGCCGGTGGTTGAAGGTTTTAATGCAAGGGGTTTTTGCGAAAGTAACTCAGCCATCTACACGCATTTTGTTCCACACGATATGGCCGGATTTATCGAACTTTTTGGCGGAAACGAAAAGTACACCGATTTTTTGGATTGGTGCTTTAACGAAGGCGAAAAGCTCGATTTTGTTGGAATTAACAAAAATCATGCGGCTAACTGGATTGACTATGGAAACCAACCCGGCACCGGAATGGCGCATTTGTTTAACTACTCGGGAGCGCCATGGCTTACCCAAAAGTGGGTGCGAAAAGTAAAAGAAGCCTATGGCGATATTACGCCTTACGATGGCTATAAAGGCGACGAAGACCAAGGACAAATGGGGGCTCTGGGTGTGTTAATGGCAATGGGGTTATTCCAGGTTGATGGTGGAGCTGCAGTAAAACCCTATTATGAAATTACAAGCCCGTTATTTAACGAAATCAGCATTCGGCTAAATCCCGATTATTATCCGGGTAAAAAGTTTGTGATTAAAACAAATCAGCCGGAACATACTTATATTCAGGCGGCCAAACTAAATGGTAAGTCTTGGGAAAAGTATTGGTTTTATCACTCCGATTTCGAAAAAGGCGGGACGCTGGAACTGGAAATGGGAACGGAGCCGAATAAAAAATGGGGGATAAAAGACCCTTTGCCCATAACGAAATAG
- a CDS encoding Gfo/Idh/MocA family oxidoreductase, translating into MTNFSRRRFIQTSSIGAAGITLMPWSKALAAGANDTIRIGFIGLGQQAMNLLNGFSQIKGVEIVAGADCYGVKRERFELKVNEFYKARKQKVDVKTYKDYREIIDRKDIDAVVIATPDHWHAIIAIDACEAGKDIYQEKPITYTIKEGIMVAAAVRKHNVIFATGSQQRSDSNYQHAVNMVHREAFGKLTKVNAFVGPGPDPYNLPKEEVPADLDWKQWLGPMPYVHYNKALNPPITLNPETKETFWARWRYFKETGGGFTCDWGAHNFDIGQWGLKKDHSGPIEVIPPGYKGTKFLTYVYDNGVTMTNEAYDEKNSRGVKFWGDDGWIEVSRQGIWASDPALLPEKEAVEAGLYEKSSGHLENFINAVRMRIDPIVPVEIGQRTATCSILGNVAYELKRPVAWSPDKQYFINDSEAEKFYHREYENGYKL; encoded by the coding sequence ATGACAAATTTTTCCAGAAGAAGATTTATTCAAACCAGCTCAATTGGAGCTGCGGGTATAACTCTTATGCCATGGTCGAAAGCATTGGCAGCAGGTGCAAACGATACTATCCGTATTGGTTTTATCGGACTGGGCCAGCAAGCCATGAACCTGTTAAATGGTTTTAGCCAGATTAAAGGTGTTGAAATTGTTGCAGGAGCCGATTGTTATGGTGTTAAACGCGAGCGTTTCGAGCTGAAAGTAAACGAGTTTTACAAAGCCCGTAAACAAAAGGTTGATGTAAAAACTTACAAAGATTACCGCGAAATTATCGATCGTAAAGACATTGACGCGGTTGTTATTGCAACACCCGATCATTGGCATGCAATTATAGCCATCGATGCTTGCGAGGCTGGTAAAGACATCTACCAGGAAAAACCAATTACTTACACGATTAAGGAAGGTATAATGGTTGCAGCCGCAGTTCGCAAACACAATGTAATTTTTGCTACGGGTAGTCAGCAACGTTCCGATAGTAATTATCAGCACGCCGTTAATATGGTTCACCGCGAGGCATTTGGTAAACTTACCAAAGTAAATGCGTTTGTAGGGCCAGGCCCCGATCCGTACAACTTACCCAAAGAGGAAGTTCCTGCAGATCTTGACTGGAAGCAATGGCTGGGACCCATGCCTTACGTTCATTACAACAAGGCCTTAAATCCACCTATTACTTTAAATCCTGAAACCAAAGAAACGTTCTGGGCACGCTGGCGTTACTTCAAAGAAACCGGTGGTGGTTTTACCTGCGACTGGGGGGCACACAATTTCGATATTGGTCAGTGGGGATTGAAAAAAGACCACAGCGGACCTATTGAAGTTATTCCTCCGGGGTATAAAGGCACTAAATTTTTAACCTACGTTTATGATAACGGTGTTACGATGACAAACGAAGCCTACGACGAAAAAAATTCTCGTGGTGTAAAATTCTGGGGCGATGATGGTTGGATTGAAGTTAGTCGTCAGGGAATCTGGGCTTCCGATCCTGCACTGTTGCCTGAAAAAGAAGCTGTAGAAGCTGGATTGTATGAGAAAAGTTCAGGACACCTCGAGAACTTTATTAATGCTGTTCGTATGCGTATCGATCCGATTGTGCCTGTAGAAATCGGTCAACGTACAGCAACTTGCAGCATTTTGGGTAATGTGGCCTACGAACTGAAGCGTCCTGTAGCCTGGTCGCCTGACAAACAATATTTTATAAACGACTCGGAGGCAGAGAAATTCTATCACCGCGAATATGAGAATGGATACAAACTGTAA
- a CDS encoding ThuA domain-containing protein, translating into MSVSRRKFVKATVVAGAGAMVVPGITMAANKEKLVPSLKGKKVLYVYGGWKGHEPKESVDIFVPWMRSEGAEVTVSDTLDSYLDEELMNSLDLIVQIWTMGEISKEQEKALLAAVKRGVGLAGWHGGIGDSFRNKVAYQFMVGGQWVAHPGGVIDYSVKITNKSDSVTKGLKDFDMHSEQYYMHLDPNVKVLATTEFSAEHAEWIDGCIMPVVWKKYYGEGRVFYSSLGHVMKDYDVPEALEIQKRGIRWASESKYHPKESWVSPAY; encoded by the coding sequence ATGTCGGTTTCAAGAAGGAAATTTGTAAAAGCAACAGTGGTGGCCGGAGCCGGAGCCATGGTAGTACCCGGTATAACGATGGCAGCAAATAAAGAAAAGCTGGTGCCAAGCCTGAAAGGGAAAAAAGTGCTTTATGTTTATGGCGGATGGAAAGGTCATGAACCGAAAGAATCAGTAGACATTTTTGTTCCGTGGATGCGTTCTGAAGGAGCAGAAGTTACTGTTTCTGATACCCTTGATTCATACCTCGATGAGGAGTTGATGAATTCACTTGATCTGATTGTTCAGATTTGGACTATGGGAGAGATCTCTAAAGAACAGGAGAAAGCACTGCTAGCGGCAGTTAAACGTGGAGTTGGACTTGCCGGTTGGCATGGAGGAATTGGTGACTCGTTCCGCAATAAAGTAGCTTACCAGTTTATGGTTGGTGGGCAATGGGTTGCTCATCCCGGTGGAGTAATCGATTATTCGGTTAAGATTACCAATAAATCAGATTCTGTAACAAAGGGTTTGAAAGACTTTGATATGCACTCAGAGCAATATTATATGCATCTTGATCCTAACGTTAAAGTATTGGCTACAACCGAATTTTCAGCCGAACATGCCGAGTGGATTGACGGTTGCATCATGCCGGTTGTGTGGAAAAAATACTATGGCGAAGGACGTGTGTTCTATTCATCGCTGGGACATGTAATGAAAGACTACGATGTGCCAGAAGCGCTTGAAATACAAAAACGGGGTATTCGTTGGGCCAGCGAAAGTAAATACCATCCCAAAGAAAGTTGGGTGAGCCCTGCCTACTAG